The genomic segment GCTTTGGGATCATATCCATCCTGGCACCACTCCCAAACGTTTCCAAGCATATCATGCAGACCGAAGGGATTCTGTTTGTATGAACCGACGGGAGCGTGTAAGGCATATCCGTCACTACAGATGAAATGTCTCCAGGAAAACGTATGCACCGCTTTAGAGTCCTGATCATTCAAATTGGCATATTCGCAGGCATTTTCTTCATCATCGCCCCAAAAACGCATAGTTTGTGTTCCACCCCGAGCCGCGTACTCCCACTCTGCCTCTGTGGGCAACCTGTAAGTTACTCCATCCTTTTGTGATAACCACTTCGCAAACGCGTTGGCATCATTCCAGGAAACATAGGTCACGGGATGAGATCCCTGCCGACCAGAATATTCTCTATTCCAATGTACGCCATCGGTTTTAACCGTTTTTTTCTGATCATTATTCCACTTCCAAGACCAGCCATCCGTTTCTGCATCAGTTTGATAGCCAGTAGCCTGGATGAATTTCTGAAACTGCTCACGGGTTACCTCATATTTGCCCATCCAGAAACCATCCACACAGACCTCGTGGCGCGGAAGTTCATTGCTGAAAGACTTATCATAGGTACCCTGCCCCTCCTCCTTAACAAGCCACGCCTTCTCACTTTCAGTCTGCCCCATTTGATAGCATCCACCCGGAATCCAAACGAGTTCCATGGCTGTAGCAGATTCAATCTTGTTTTCACCGTCTCTTTGTGCCGTTTTCTGAGCCTGAGATGTCTGACACCCGACTGCAAACACAGACAATAATATGCCCAAGATTAGCTTTTCCCAGACACAAGTTTTGGTATTTAAAATCATCACGTCCCCAATATAAAATGGTTTACAACTCATATATCAAATTATCAGAGTCATGATTATTCTACAAGGCACTTACGCCATCAAGACTGAAAATGCCGAGGACATCCGCTACCATATGGAAGACTCCGACACCGATGCAATCGTTATAGGATTCGCGAAGAATTTAAGAAGATCATCAACATGCAAATTGTAATCAATAGATATCTCAATCAATTTAATATATAAAGAAGCTCGCTTGCCCTAAAAGATTACTTTAACTGTAAGGATCTTGCATGTATT from the Maridesulfovibrio frigidus DSM 17176 genome contains:
- a CDS encoding formylglycine-generating enzyme family protein, which translates into the protein MILNTKTCVWEKLILGILLSVFAVGCQTSQAQKTAQRDGENKIESATAMELVWIPGGCYQMGQTESEKAWLVKEEGQGTYDKSFSNELPRHEVCVDGFWMGKYEVTREQFQKFIQATGYQTDAETDGWSWKWNNDQKKTVKTDGVHWNREYSGRQGSHPVTYVSWNDANAFAKWLSQKDGVTYRLPTEAEWEYAARGGTQTMRFWGDDEENACEYANLNDQDSKAVHTFSWRHFICSDGYALHAPVGSYKQNPFGLHDMLGNVWEWCQDGYDPKAYSSNGRDNPFVKDGAKRVIRGGSWSYKASFLRSAYRGKDTPEFRRSNLGFRIVKPMITNQ